A single region of the Thermovenabulum gondwanense genome encodes:
- a CDS encoding acetyl-CoA hydrolase/transferase family protein: MKWQDVYNSKVRTVEEVLKEIKSGSVITTAVVPMTPKVFLENLHRVDKDVKNVEVYTILNTTYFEFQDKEEYEGRFINNSWFYGPIDRAVAEKGLKTITYVPNNAHHAIVDLVQSGKKINYFVGTASPMDEHGYLSLSCSAFIEKDLIDAAEKVILEVNPNAPRTFGETEIHISKVDYIIEVNYPLPEEVLVMPTEAEERIGHYIAELIENGSTIQMGIGGVPYAVSKFIENKKDLGVHTEMFTEGMLELYEKGIITNEKKTLWPGKFICAFVFGTKRLYDFVNNNPSVMVMRGSYTNNPDVIAQNNKMVSINSALMVDLTGQVVSEAIGTRHYSGTGGQLDTHRGAVKCARQGRGGKGILAIRSTAKNDTVSKIVPVLPLGSPVTVPRQEVDYVVTEYGVAHLRGRTVRERVKAMIGIAHPDHRDYLKKEAERLGLI; the protein is encoded by the coding sequence ATGAAATGGCAAGATGTTTATAATTCAAAGGTACGAACTGTTGAAGAAGTTTTAAAAGAAATTAAAAGCGGAAGTGTCATTACTACGGCTGTTGTCCCAATGACACCAAAGGTTTTCCTTGAAAATTTGCACAGGGTTGATAAGGATGTTAAAAATGTAGAAGTTTACACCATTTTAAATACTACGTACTTTGAATTTCAGGATAAGGAAGAATATGAAGGCAGGTTTATTAATAACAGTTGGTTTTACGGCCCTATTGATAGAGCGGTAGCTGAAAAAGGCTTAAAAACGATAACATATGTTCCCAATAATGCCCATCATGCAATAGTAGATTTAGTCCAGTCAGGTAAGAAGATAAATTATTTTGTAGGGACGGCTTCTCCTATGGATGAACACGGCTACCTTTCGCTTTCGTGCTCCGCCTTCATTGAAAAAGATTTAATAGATGCTGCAGAAAAAGTTATACTCGAAGTGAATCCTAACGCGCCAAGAACTTTTGGTGAAACGGAAATCCATATAAGTAAAGTTGATTATATAATTGAAGTTAACTATCCTCTACCAGAAGAAGTCTTAGTCATGCCCACCGAGGCCGAAGAGAGAATTGGGCATTATATTGCGGAATTGATTGAGAATGGATCGACGATACAAATGGGTATTGGTGGAGTTCCCTACGCTGTATCAAAATTTATAGAGAACAAGAAAGATCTTGGAGTTCACACCGAAATGTTTACCGAAGGGATGCTGGAATTATATGAAAAAGGCATAATTACAAACGAAAAAAAGACTTTGTGGCCAGGTAAATTCATATGTGCGTTTGTTTTTGGCACGAAAAGGTTATACGATTTTGTTAACAATAACCCGTCTGTAATGGTAATGCGTGGAAGTTATACCAACAACCCCGATGTAATAGCGCAAAATAATAAAATGGTGAGTATAAATTCGGCTCTGATGGTTGATTTGACGGGGCAGGTTGTTTCAGAAGCAATTGGTACCAGACACTACAGCGGGACGGGAGGCCAATTGGATACTCACCGCGGCGCTGTCAAGTGTGCCCGCCAGGGCCGGGGAGGAAAAGGTATTCTGGCGATTCGTTCAACTGCAAAAAATGATACGGTGTCAAAGATAGTCCCTGTTTTACCTCTGGGGTCTCCAGTAACGGTGCCAAGACAAGAGGTAGATTATGTGGTTACCGAATATGGTGTAGCACACTTGAGGGGTAGAACTGTAAGAGAGAGGGTTAAGGCGATGATAGGAATTGCCCATCCGGACCACCGCGATTATTTGAAAAAAGAGGCGGAAAGATTGGGATTAATCTAA
- a CDS encoding 3-oxoacyl-ACP synthase, which translates to MRTHVGIAGMGMYIPDNFWSAEEMAKESGMPVEVFIEKVGVKRKPMPGPDDTTSYMGIIAAKRAIEDAGIDPKEIDVVIWDGAQHKDYPCWLAFTKVCHEIGAVNAWGFDMESMCGSRIVGLELGKAIMLSRDDVNTVLLVSGYRNCDLINLKYKEGAFLYDIGAGGSAVVLKKNYGYNEVLTTAHVVDGSFSEDFVVPVGGSKKWPMKPEDINEMWFHITCDPKDFKQRLDKITLKNWYHVIDYALEKSGYTRADIGYLAMVKIKRSAHNAILKELNLREDQSLFLEDYGHLGQNDVTISMIEGLKHGRIKDGDVIVMVSAGGGWTWNAGVVKWGKVTE; encoded by the coding sequence ATGAGAACACATGTAGGTATTGCGGGTATGGGAATGTATATTCCGGATAATTTCTGGAGTGCTGAAGAAATGGCAAAGGAATCGGGAATGCCAGTAGAAGTTTTTATTGAAAAAGTAGGCGTAAAAAGGAAACCAATGCCCGGTCCTGATGATACTACCAGTTATATGGGGATAATTGCGGCTAAAAGGGCCATAGAAGATGCAGGGATTGATCCTAAGGAAATTGATGTGGTTATTTGGGACGGAGCTCAGCACAAGGATTACCCGTGTTGGTTAGCTTTCACAAAAGTATGCCATGAAATTGGAGCGGTAAATGCATGGGGATTTGATATGGAATCCATGTGTGGTTCTAGGATTGTAGGATTAGAACTTGGAAAGGCAATAATGCTCTCAAGAGATGATGTAAATACTGTTCTTTTGGTTAGTGGTTACCGCAATTGCGATCTAATTAATTTAAAATATAAAGAAGGGGCTTTTTTATACGACATCGGTGCTGGCGGGTCAGCTGTAGTGCTAAAAAAGAATTACGGGTATAATGAGGTGTTAACAACGGCCCATGTGGTTGATGGTTCATTCTCTGAAGATTTTGTAGTCCCAGTAGGTGGAAGCAAAAAATGGCCTATGAAGCCCGAAGATATTAACGAAATGTGGTTTCATATAACCTGCGACCCAAAAGATTTCAAGCAAAGACTCGATAAGATTACTTTAAAAAACTGGTATCATGTTATAGATTATGCTCTTGAAAAAAGTGGTTATACACGTGCGGATATAGGATATCTGGCAATGGTTAAAATCAAGCGCAGTGCTCACAATGCTATACTAAAAGAATTAAATTTGAGGGAAGATCAATCATTATTTCTTGAAGACTACGGGCATTTGGGGCAAAATGATGTTACCATATCTATGATTGAAGGGTTAAAGCATGGCAGAATTAAGGATGGCGATGTAATTGTCATGGTTTCTGCAGGCGGCGGCTGGACATGGAATGCCGGTGTGGTAAAATGGGGCAAAGTTACAGAATAA
- the fabG gene encoding 3-oxoacyl-ACP reductase FabG produces MRLKNKICIVTGGGDGIGRATAVKFAEEGAVVAVADINEKAIEETVNIIKQKGNMAEGFKVDVTQKDQINEMVSKIMENYKRIDVLVNNAGIVKDAQLYKMSDEQFEQVINVNLKGVYLCTRAVIDIMISQNSGVILNTSSIVGLYGNFGQTNYAASKAALIGMTRTWAKELGRKGIRCNAVCPGFIATPILKSMPEKVLLTMEEKVPMRRLGKPEEVANVFAFLASDEASYVNGAIVEVSGGLII; encoded by the coding sequence ATGAGGCTAAAAAATAAAATATGCATCGTGACTGGAGGTGGGGATGGCATTGGTAGGGCAACGGCTGTCAAATTTGCAGAGGAAGGTGCTGTTGTAGCCGTTGCTGATATAAATGAAAAGGCTATTGAAGAAACTGTAAATATAATAAAACAAAAAGGAAACATGGCAGAAGGTTTTAAAGTAGATGTCACACAAAAAGACCAAATAAATGAAATGGTTTCAAAAATTATGGAAAATTACAAAAGAATCGATGTGCTTGTAAACAATGCTGGGATTGTTAAGGATGCTCAGCTCTATAAAATGAGCGATGAGCAGTTCGAACAGGTAATAAATGTAAATCTAAAGGGGGTTTATCTTTGCACAAGGGCTGTCATTGATATAATGATATCGCAAAACTCAGGGGTAATATTAAATACTTCTTCTATAGTAGGTCTTTATGGCAACTTTGGACAGACAAATTATGCTGCTTCTAAAGCAGCTTTAATTGGAATGACAAGGACCTGGGCAAAAGAATTGGGGCGCAAAGGGATAAGGTGTAATGCTGTGTGCCCTGGATTTATTGCTACACCAATATTAAAATCTATGCCGGAAAAGGTATTGCTGACTATGGAAGAGAAAGTCCCGATGAGAAGGCTTGGAAAACCAGAAGAAGTAGCAAATGTTTTTGCTTTTCTTGCTTCTGATGAGGCAAGTTACGTGAATGGTGCTATTGTAGAGGTAAGCGGTGGTTTAATTATATAG
- a CDS encoding sigma-54 interaction domain-containing protein: MSDMKNENFFEDKYLIDMLNKIFDPIPIPMILVDRETKVKVINNSFCEFLGYSKEEMIGRRVYDIDENTRFPYVFKTKKAEIAWKHRFKNGKTAIVHRIPVMDDDGNVIYGFGMVLFKDIAEFEEIIKKNKLLESELDLYKTRLKELTGARYSWENIIGESEKMKRAKFLARKAAASDSNVLLLGESGTGKELFAHAIHNDSRRNNFPFVKINCAAIPSELLESELFGYEEGAFTGAKRGGKIGKFELANKGTIFLDEISEMPLGMQAKILRVLQEKEIDRVGGITPIPVDVRIIAATNKDLKKLVKENKFREDLYYRINVMTIEIPPLRERLEDIEVLANYLLKKLSNQMGKYISGISNEAVELLKGYSWPGNVRELENVLERAINLTDSDYISQEHLPIYITGPEAKKQRFLTDRTFDYSLKKVVEQAEKEAIKDCLRYTKGNKRLAAKILKISRSRLYEKLKKYNLENNVNKEEKDNLS, translated from the coding sequence ATGTCAGATATGAAAAATGAAAACTTTTTTGAGGATAAATACCTTATAGATATGCTGAACAAAATATTTGACCCTATTCCAATTCCAATGATATTAGTTGACAGAGAAACAAAAGTAAAGGTTATAAATAATAGTTTTTGTGAGTTTTTAGGCTATTCAAAAGAGGAGATGATAGGGAGAAGAGTTTATGATATAGATGAAAATACCAGATTTCCTTATGTATTTAAAACGAAAAAAGCAGAGATTGCATGGAAGCATCGTTTCAAAAACGGAAAAACTGCAATTGTACACAGGATTCCGGTTATGGATGATGATGGTAATGTTATTTATGGATTTGGAATGGTGCTTTTCAAAGATATAGCAGAATTTGAAGAAATAATCAAAAAAAATAAATTACTGGAATCGGAATTAGATCTTTATAAAACACGTTTAAAAGAACTAACAGGAGCCAGATATTCTTGGGAAAATATTATTGGAGAAAGTGAAAAAATGAAAAGAGCAAAATTTCTTGCAAGAAAAGCTGCAGCGAGTGACTCCAATGTTTTGCTCTTAGGAGAGAGTGGCACAGGGAAAGAACTGTTTGCCCACGCTATACATAACGACAGCAGGAGAAATAATTTTCCTTTTGTAAAAATTAACTGTGCAGCTATACCATCAGAGCTATTAGAATCAGAACTATTTGGGTATGAAGAAGGTGCTTTTACTGGTGCTAAAAGAGGTGGGAAAATTGGAAAATTTGAGCTGGCAAACAAAGGTACCATATTCCTCGATGAGATATCAGAAATGCCGCTGGGAATGCAGGCAAAAATTCTCAGAGTACTTCAAGAAAAAGAGATAGATAGAGTTGGAGGTATAACACCAATCCCTGTCGATGTGCGTATTATAGCCGCTACAAACAAGGACTTGAAAAAGCTTGTGAAGGAGAATAAGTTTAGGGAAGATCTTTACTATAGAATTAATGTTATGACAATTGAAATACCACCGCTTAGAGAAAGACTTGAAGACATTGAAGTATTAGCAAATTATCTTTTAAAAAAGCTGTCTAATCAGATGGGGAAATATATTTCTGGTATTTCGAATGAAGCAGTGGAGCTGTTAAAAGGATATTCCTGGCCGGGAAATGTGCGAGAACTAGAAAATGTGCTGGAAAGGGCCATAAATCTTACAGATTCGGATTATATATCGCAAGAACATCTCCCTATTTATATCACAGGGCCCGAAGCTAAGAAACAAAGGTTCCTTACAGATAGAACTTTTGATTATAGTCTTAAAAAGGTTGTTGAACAAGCTGAGAAAGAGGCAATAAAGGATTGTCTGAGGTATACTAAAGGAAATAAGCGATTGGCTGCAAAAATCCTAAAAATAAGTCGTTCCAGACTATATGAAAAACTGAAAAAATACAATTTAGAAAACAATGTAAATAAAGAAGAAAAAGACAATTTGTCCTGA
- a CDS encoding V-type ATP synthase subunit D produces the protein MELRVNPTRMELTRLKRRLVTAKRGHKLLKDKQDELIKKFIDMVKQNKELREEVERELAQAFKNFTMARSQMPSKVLEESLLIPAATVGINIKSQNIMSVNIPRIIIEKSEVKSLYPYGFSNTSGELDGAISTLAELLPKMLKLAEMEKACQLMADEIEKTRRRVNALEYVMIPQLQETIKYITMKLDENERGNRTRLMKIKEMVMKG, from the coding sequence ATGGAATTGCGGGTAAATCCTACCCGGATGGAATTAACAAGGTTAAAAAGAAGGCTTGTCACCGCCAAAAGGGGTCATAAGCTGCTAAAGGATAAACAGGATGAGCTGATTAAAAAGTTTATCGACATGGTAAAGCAAAATAAGGAACTGAGGGAAGAAGTGGAAAGGGAACTGGCACAGGCCTTTAAGAATTTTACAATGGCCAGGAGCCAGATGCCCTCAAAGGTGCTGGAAGAAAGTCTTTTAATCCCCGCAGCTACAGTTGGCATCAATATAAAAAGCCAGAATATAATGAGCGTAAATATTCCCAGAATCATCATAGAAAAAAGCGAAGTGAAAAGTTTGTATCCTTACGGATTTTCCAATACCTCCGGTGAATTAGATGGCGCTATTTCCACCTTGGCCGAGCTTCTCCCAAAGATGCTTAAACTTGCTGAAATGGAGAAGGCCTGCCAGCTTATGGCCGATGAAATTGAAAAAACCAGAAGAAGAGTTAATGCTTTAGAATACGTAATGATTCCTCAGCTGCAGGAGACCATAAAATATATAACCATGAAGCTGGACGAAAACGAAAGAGGCAACAGAACCCGTTTGATGAAGATAAAAGAGATGGTTATGAAAGGATAA
- a CDS encoding V-type ATP synthase subunit B has protein sequence MLKEYKTAREIAGPLMLVEGVEGVKYNELVEIETGQGEIRRGQVLEVNGDKALVQLFEGSTGLNINDCKVRFLGKSIELGVSLDMLGRVFDGFGRPKDNGPKIIPEKKLDINGSPINPAARDYPSEFIQTGISAIDGLNTLVRGQKLPIFSGSGLPHAQLAAQIARQAKVLGTESKFAVVFAAMGITFEEADYFISDFKRTGAIDRSVLFINLANDPAIERIATPRMALTCAEYLAYEKDMHVLVILTDMTNYCEALREVSAARKEVPGRRGYPGYLYTDLSTIYERAGRIRGKKGSITQIPILTMPEDDKTHPIPDLTGYITEGQIILSRELFRKGIYPPIDVLPSLSRLKDKGIGRGKTREDHADTMNQLFASYARGKQAKELAVILGEAALSDTDKLYAKFADEFEKRYVAQREDEDRSIEETLNIGWELLTILPRAELKRIRDEYIEKYLPEKGEE, from the coding sequence ATGCTTAAGGAATATAAAACGGCAAGGGAAATAGCAGGCCCTCTGATGCTGGTAGAAGGTGTGGAAGGGGTAAAATACAACGAACTCGTGGAAATCGAGACGGGACAGGGTGAAATAAGGAGAGGGCAGGTACTCGAAGTAAACGGAGATAAGGCCCTTGTCCAGCTGTTTGAAGGGTCTACAGGGCTTAATATAAACGACTGTAAGGTAAGGTTTTTGGGGAAGAGCATAGAGCTCGGAGTTTCCCTGGATATGCTGGGCAGGGTATTTGATGGTTTTGGAAGGCCGAAGGACAACGGTCCCAAAATAATTCCGGAAAAGAAATTGGATATCAACGGCAGTCCTATAAACCCCGCAGCAAGGGATTACCCTTCCGAGTTTATACAAACGGGAATTTCCGCAATTGACGGTTTGAATACCCTGGTAAGAGGACAAAAGCTCCCGATATTTTCAGGCTCCGGTCTGCCCCATGCTCAGCTTGCGGCTCAGATAGCAAGGCAGGCAAAGGTGCTGGGGACTGAAAGCAAATTTGCGGTAGTTTTTGCTGCTATGGGTATCACCTTTGAAGAAGCGGACTATTTTATAAGCGACTTTAAGAGAACCGGTGCTATTGACCGCTCGGTACTTTTTATAAACCTGGCCAATGACCCTGCAATCGAAAGGATTGCAACTCCGAGAATGGCCCTTACTTGTGCCGAGTATTTAGCTTACGAGAAAGACATGCACGTTCTCGTAATACTAACGGATATGACCAACTACTGCGAGGCTTTGAGGGAGGTTTCCGCAGCGAGAAAGGAGGTACCCGGAAGAAGGGGATACCCGGGGTACCTTTATACCGACCTTTCTACCATTTACGAAAGAGCGGGAAGGATAAGGGGTAAGAAAGGTTCTATAACTCAGATTCCCATATTGACCATGCCGGAGGACGACAAAACCCATCCCATACCTGACCTCACGGGTTACATCACCGAAGGGCAGATCATACTGAGCAGGGAACTTTTTAGAAAGGGCATTTATCCTCCAATCGATGTGCTGCCATCCCTTTCCCGTTTAAAGGATAAGGGAATAGGTCGCGGAAAGACGAGAGAAGATCATGCGGATACAATGAACCAGCTTTTCGCTTCCTATGCCCGGGGTAAACAGGCAAAGGAACTCGCAGTCATACTCGGTGAAGCTGCGCTATCCGATACCGATAAGCTTTACGCCAAATTTGCGGATGAATTCGAAAAAAGGTATGTAGCTCAGAGGGAGGATGAAGACAGAAGCATTGAAGAAACCCTTAACATCGGATGGGAACTTCTGACGATATTACCAAGGGCAGAGCTGAAGAGAATCAGGGATGAATATATCGAAAAATATTTACCTGAAAAAGGAGAAGAATAG
- a CDS encoding ATP synthase subunit A, which translates to MSQGVVVKVSGPLVVATNLPEAKMFDVVRVGHQGLIGEVIEIRGERVSIQVYEETSGIGPGDPVVSTGQPLSVELGPGMLEGIFDGIQRPLDVIVNQAGSFITRGIDVPALNREKKWYFRPVAKEGDRVTGGDILGTVQETVIVEHKIMVPPYVEGVVEEIKEGEFTVTEVVAKIRKDDGTVVDVTMMQKWPVRKTRPYKQKLPPEIPMATGQRVIDTLFPVTKGGTACIPGPFGSGKTVVQHQLAKWADAEIVVYIGCGERGNEMTDVLMEFPELKDPKTGEPLMKRTVLIANTSNMPVAAREASIYTGITIAEYFRDMGYSVALMADSTSRWAEALREMSGRLEEMPGEEGYPAYLSRRLAEFYERAGRVICLGKDEREGALTVVGAVSPPGGDLSEPVTQATLRVVKVFWALDAQLAYARHFPAINWLTSYSLYSDTVERYMNNKIDKNWGELRATAIRLLQDEANLQEIVRLVGIDALSTKDRLILEVARSIREDFLHQNAFHEVDTYTSLQKQFRMLKLILLFYEEAQKALDKGAPFAKLEKLPVRERIARAKYVKEEDIANFDEIEEQIKKEIAGLLEGGEVYA; encoded by the coding sequence ATGAGCCAGGGTGTAGTAGTCAAGGTTTCCGGTCCGCTGGTAGTAGCCACCAATTTGCCCGAAGCAAAGATGTTCGACGTGGTAAGGGTAGGGCATCAGGGACTCATAGGAGAGGTTATCGAAATAAGAGGAGAAAGGGTATCCATTCAGGTTTACGAAGAAACTTCGGGGATTGGACCCGGCGACCCTGTGGTATCAACAGGGCAGCCTCTCAGCGTGGAATTGGGGCCGGGAATGCTTGAAGGCATTTTTGATGGTATTCAAAGACCTCTTGATGTGATCGTAAATCAAGCTGGCAGCTTTATTACAAGAGGTATAGATGTTCCTGCTTTGAACAGGGAAAAGAAGTGGTATTTTAGACCCGTAGCGAAAGAGGGAGATAGGGTTACCGGCGGAGATATTTTAGGTACCGTTCAGGAAACCGTTATCGTAGAGCACAAGATAATGGTTCCCCCTTATGTAGAGGGAGTGGTAGAGGAAATTAAGGAAGGGGAATTCACGGTAACCGAAGTCGTTGCTAAAATAAGAAAAGATGATGGTACAGTAGTTGATGTAACGATGATGCAAAAATGGCCCGTTCGTAAGACGAGGCCTTATAAGCAGAAGCTGCCTCCCGAAATTCCAATGGCAACAGGGCAAAGGGTCATAGATACTTTGTTCCCGGTAACCAAGGGAGGGACTGCCTGTATACCGGGTCCCTTCGGGAGCGGGAAAACTGTTGTACAGCATCAGTTAGCAAAATGGGCCGATGCAGAAATAGTCGTATATATCGGGTGCGGAGAACGCGGCAACGAAATGACGGACGTTTTGATGGAGTTCCCCGAATTGAAGGACCCGAAAACGGGAGAACCCTTGATGAAAAGAACGGTATTGATAGCCAACACCTCCAACATGCCGGTAGCTGCCCGCGAAGCCTCCATTTATACCGGTATTACCATAGCGGAGTATTTCAGGGATATGGGATACAGCGTAGCGCTGATGGCGGATTCCACATCCAGATGGGCTGAAGCTTTAAGGGAAATGTCCGGACGACTTGAAGAAATGCCCGGTGAAGAGGGTTATCCTGCATATCTTTCAAGGCGTTTGGCGGAATTTTACGAAAGAGCTGGCAGGGTTATTTGCCTTGGGAAGGATGAAAGAGAAGGGGCGCTTACCGTAGTAGGCGCGGTTTCACCTCCCGGTGGAGACCTTTCCGAACCGGTTACTCAGGCTACCCTCAGGGTTGTGAAGGTATTCTGGGCGCTGGATGCGCAGCTCGCTTATGCAAGGCATTTCCCTGCAATAAACTGGTTGACAAGTTATTCTCTGTATTCGGATACCGTAGAAAGGTATATGAACAATAAAATAGATAAGAACTGGGGAGAATTGAGGGCAACTGCTATAAGGCTATTGCAGGATGAAGCCAACCTGCAGGAAATCGTGAGGCTGGTAGGTATAGATGCGCTGTCTACCAAGGATAGGCTTATATTGGAAGTTGCCCGATCGATAAGGGAAGATTTCCTGCATCAAAACGCTTTTCACGAAGTGGATACCTACACCTCCCTTCAAAAGCAATTCAGGATGCTGAAATTAATACTTTTATTCTACGAAGAAGCGCAAAAAGCGCTGGATAAGGGAGCGCCGTTTGCTAAGCTGGAAAAACTTCCGGTCAGGGAAAGAATAGCAAGGGCAAAATACGTCAAAGAAGAAGATATTGCTAATTTTGATGAAATTGAAGAGCAGATTAAGAAGGAAATCGCAGGGCTCCTCGAAGGGGGTGAAGTTTATGCTTAA
- a CDS encoding V-type ATP synthase subunit F: MYKIGVIGDKDTVLSFKSIGVDTFPAIDEKEAYEKLIKLSRENYAVIFVTEQLAAKMEDKLSVFREKLLPIITLIPSNRGTLGIGINSVKKSVEKAIGVDIIFEREGRE, encoded by the coding sequence ATGTATAAGATAGGAGTTATTGGGGATAAGGATACGGTACTTTCCTTTAAATCCATAGGAGTAGACACCTTCCCTGCCATAGATGAGAAGGAAGCTTATGAAAAATTGATTAAACTTTCCAGGGAAAATTACGCGGTAATATTTGTAACGGAACAGCTGGCAGCAAAAATGGAGGATAAATTGAGCGTTTTTAGAGAAAAGTTACTGCCCATAATTACTTTAATTCCAAGCAATAGAGGTACGCTGGGCATTGGGATTAACAGTGTTAAGAAATCTGTGGAAAAAGCTATTGGAGTAGATATCATATTTGAAAGAGAGGGAAGGGAATGA
- a CDS encoding V-type ATP synthase subunit C, whose amino-acid sequence MPKEQEFLYASGRIRYLETKLLNKNLVDRLMEAESVEGVIKALGDTAYAEDFGEIDNIYEFEEVLENNLLKTLKTISDSIKDNRIIRYFTLKYDYHNLKVCVKGKIMGDLKKEYFSKLGLPAEHYIKLAYEEKSDELPKNIQDAFNKAMAIYEETLDPQQIDIYLDKVLFEELENIVEDIKDPFLEGYHKAFVDLLNIKTYVRVKNMNMDLRVLLKAFLPGGSIPVEFFEKKFQEPLEELAESLSSKDYYGIIKEGIENWMETKNLSHYEKLMDNYLINYLKKGLYKPFGIEPVIGYLGAKEHEIKVLRIILVGKINGIKEDFIEERLRELYV is encoded by the coding sequence ATGCCGAAGGAGCAAGAATTTTTATATGCCTCCGGCAGAATAAGGTATCTGGAAACTAAACTTTTAAATAAAAATCTCGTAGACAGGTTAATGGAAGCCGAATCGGTAGAAGGGGTAATAAAAGCTCTTGGCGACACCGCTTACGCCGAGGATTTCGGGGAAATAGATAACATTTATGAATTTGAAGAGGTTCTGGAAAATAATTTATTAAAGACGTTAAAAACCATTTCCGATTCCATTAAAGATAACAGGATAATAAGGTATTTTACATTGAAGTACGATTACCACAACCTGAAAGTATGCGTTAAAGGAAAAATAATGGGGGACTTAAAAAAGGAATATTTTTCGAAATTGGGCTTACCCGCAGAACACTATATAAAGCTTGCTTATGAAGAAAAATCCGATGAACTGCCGAAGAATATTCAGGATGCTTTTAATAAGGCGATGGCAATTTACGAAGAAACTCTCGATCCTCAGCAAATAGATATTTATCTGGACAAAGTTTTATTCGAGGAGTTAGAAAACATCGTAGAGGATATTAAAGATCCCTTTTTAGAGGGATACCACAAAGCTTTTGTGGATTTATTAAATATAAAAACCTACGTAAGGGTTAAGAACATGAATATGGATTTACGGGTACTTTTAAAGGCATTTTTGCCGGGAGGAAGCATACCCGTAGAGTTCTTTGAGAAAAAATTTCAGGAACCTCTCGAGGAACTGGCAGAATCACTATCTTCAAAGGATTATTACGGTATAATTAAGGAAGGAATAGAGAACTGGATGGAAACAAAAAATCTATCCCATTATGAGAAACTTATGGATAATTATCTCATCAATTATTTGAAGAAAGGGCTTTATAAGCCCTTTGGGATAGAACCGGTGATAGGGTATCTGGGAGCCAAGGAACACGAAATAAAGGTTTTAAGAATTATTCTGGTAGGGAAGATAAATGGGATTAAGGAAGATTTTATAGAGGAGAGGTTGAGAGAACTTTATGTATAA
- a CDS encoding V-type ATP synthase subunit E, which produces MQGITRIKEKIMEEAEKEKARILSEAEKKAEEIFEKAKKRAEEIEHNLLEKAKKQAEEEKRKIISMAELEEKKRLLQAKQEIIDLVFKEAENKIRQMEEERYKNLVFKMLVESAEGDEELIIAENDRSRITEDLLKKVNEELVKKGRKGNLKIVSFSKDITGGFILRSKNVEINGSFDYLVSIKREELETEIARILFEE; this is translated from the coding sequence ATGCAGGGAATAACGAGGATAAAGGAAAAGATAATGGAGGAGGCCGAAAAGGAGAAGGCCAGAATACTGAGCGAAGCAGAAAAAAAAGCCGAAGAGATTTTTGAAAAGGCAAAAAAAAGAGCCGAAGAAATAGAGCATAACCTGCTGGAGAAAGCTAAAAAACAGGCAGAAGAGGAAAAAAGGAAAATAATTTCCATGGCGGAACTGGAAGAGAAAAAGAGGCTTTTACAGGCAAAGCAGGAAATCATAGACCTGGTTTTTAAAGAGGCCGAGAATAAAATAAGGCAAATGGAGGAAGAAAGGTATAAAAACCTGGTCTTTAAAATGCTGGTAGAAAGCGCAGAAGGCGATGAAGAATTGATTATTGCAGAAAACGATAGATCAAGGATTACGGAAGACCTTCTTAAAAAAGTAAATGAAGAGTTAGTTAAAAAAGGCAGGAAAGGAAATTTGAAAATAGTCTCATTTTCTAAGGATATTACCGGAGGCTTTATCCTCAGGTCGAAAAACGTAGAAATTAACGGCAGCTTTGACTATCTGGTTTCCATTAAGAGGGAAGAGCTGGAGACCGAAATAGCAAGAATCCTTTTTGAGGAGTGA